Proteins encoded by one window of Lemur catta isolate mLemCat1 chromosome 12, mLemCat1.pri, whole genome shotgun sequence:
- the APC gene encoding adenomatous polyposis coli protein — protein MAAASYDQLLKQVEALKMENSNLRQELEDNSNHLTKLETEASNMKEVLKQLQGSIEDEAMASSGQIDLLERLKELNLDSNNFPGVKLRSKMSLRSYGSREGSVSSRSGECSPVPMGSFPRRGFVNGSRESTGYLEELEKERSLLLADLDKEEKEKDWYYAQLQNLTKRIDSLPLTENFSLQTDMTRRQLEYEARQIRVAMEEQLGTCQDMEKRAQRRIARIQQIEKDILRIRQLLQSQATEAERSSQSKHEASSHEAERQNEGQGVAEINMATSGSGQGSTTRMDHETASVLSSSSTHSAPRRLTSHLGTKVEMVYSLLSMLGTHDKDDMSRTLLAMSSSQDSCISMRQSGCLPLLIQLLHGNDKDSVLLGNSRGSKEARARASAALHNIIHSQPDDKRGRREIRVLHLLEQIRAYCETCWEWQEAHEQGMDQDKNPMPAPVEHQICPAVCVLMKLSFDEEHRHAMNELGGLQAIAELLQVDCEMYGLTNDHYSITLRRYAGMALTNLTFGDVANKATLCSMKGCMRALVAQLKSESEDLQQVIASVLRNLSWRADVNSKKTLREVGSVKALMECALEVKKESTLKSVLSALWNLSAHCTENKADICAVDGALAFLVGTLTYRSQTNTLAIIESGGGILRNVSSLIATNEDHRQILRENNCLQTLLQHLKSHSLTIVSNACGTLWNLSARNPKDQEALWDMGAVSMLKNLIHSKHKMIAMGSAAALRNLMANRPAKYKDANIMSPGSSLPSLHVRKQKALEAELDAQHLSETFDNIDNLSPKASHRSKQRHKQNLYGDYVFDTNRHDDNRSDNFNTGNMTVLSPYLNTTVLPSSSSSRGSLDSSRSEKDRSLERERGIGLGNYHPTTENPGTSAKRGLQISTTAAQIAKVMEEVSAIHTSQEDRSSGSTTELHCVTEERNALRRSSAAHTHSNTYNFTKPENSNRTCSMPYAKLEYKRSSNDSLNSVSSSDGYGKRGQMKPSIESYSEDDESKFCSYGQYPADLAHKIHSANHMDDNDGELDTPINYSLKYSDEQLNSGRQSPSQNERWARPKHIIEDEIKQSEQRQSRSQSTTYPVYTESTDDKHLKFQPHFGQQECVSPYRSRGASGSETNRVGSNHGINQNVSQSMCQEDDYEDDKPTNYSERYSEEEQHEEEERPTNYSIKYNEEKHHVDQPIDYSLKYATDISASQKQSFSFSKSSSGQSTKTEHISSGSENTSTPSSNSKRQNQLHPSSAQSRSGQTQKATSCKVSSINQETIQTYCVEDTPICFSRCSSLSSLSSAEDEIGCDQTTQEADSANTVQIAEIKENSGTRSTEDPVSEVPAVSQHIRTKSSRLQASGLSSESTRQKAVEFSSGAKSPSKSGAQTPKSPPEHYVQETPLMFSRCTSVSSLDSFESRSIASSVQSEPCSGMVSGIISPSDLPDSPGQTMPPSRSKTPPPPPQTVQTKREVPKNKVPPAEKRESGPKQAAVNAAVQRVQVLPDADTLLHFATESTPDGFSCSSSLSALSLDEPFIQKDVELRIMPPVQENDNGNETESEPPEESNENQEKETEKPIDSEKDLLDDSDDDDIEILEECIISAMPTKSSHKAKKPAQTASKLPPPVARKPSQLPVYKLLPSQNRIQSQKHVSFTPGDDMPRVYCVEGTPINFSTATSLSDLTIESPPNELAAGEAIRAGAQSGEFEKRDTIPTEGRSTDEAQRGKTSSITVPELDDNKTEEGDILAECINSAMPKGKSHKPFRVKKIMDQVQQASVSSPGTNKNQLDGKKKKPTSPVKPIPQNTEYRAHVRKNADSKNTLSAERAFSDNKDSKKQNLKNNPKDFNNKLPNNEDRVRGSFTFDSPHHYTPIEGTPYCFSRNDSLSSLDFDDDDVDLSREKAELRKGKENKDSEAKVTSHTELSSSNQQSVNKTQAVTKHPINRGQSKPVLQKQSTFPQSSKDIPDRGAATDEKLQNFAIENTPVCFSRNSSLSSLSDIDQENNNNKENEPIKETEPPDSQGEPNKPQASGYAPKSFHVEDTPVCFSRNSSLSSLSIDSEDDLLQECISSAMPKKKKPSRLKGDHEKHSPRNMGGILAEDLTLDLKDIQRPDSEHGLSPDSENFDWKAIQEGANSIVSSLHQAAAAACLSRQASSDSDSILSLKSGISLGSPFHLTPDQEEKPFTSNKGPRILKPGEKSTLETKKIECENKGIKGGKKVYKSLITGKVRSNSEVSSQMKQPLQTNMPSISRGRTMIHIPGVRNSSSSTSPVSKKGPPLKTPASKSPSEGQTATTSPRGAKPSVKSELSPVARQASQIGGSNKGSSRSGSRDSTPSRPAQQPLSRPMQSPGRNSISPGRNGISPPNKLSQLPRTSSPSTASTKSSGSGKMSYTSPGRQMSQQNLTKQTSLSKNGSSIPRSESASKGLNQMNNSNGANKKVELSRMSSTKSSGSESDRSERPVLVRQSTFIKEAPSPTLRRKLEESASFESLSPSSRPDSPTRSQAQTPVLSPSLPDMPLSTHSSVQAGGWRKLPPNLSPTVEYNDGRPAKRHDIARSHSESPSRLPINRAGTWKREHSKHSSSLPRVSTWRRTGSSSSILSASSESSEKAKSEDEKHVNSISGTKQSKENQVSTKGTWRKIKESEISPTNSTSQTTSSGATNGAESKTLIYQMAPAVSKTEDVWVRIEDCPINNPRSGRSPTGNTPPVIDSVSEKGNPNVKDSKDNQGKQNVGNGAASVRTTGLENRLNSFIQVDAPDQKGTETKPGQSNPVPASETSESSIAERTPFSSSSSSKHSSPSGTVAARVTPFNYNPSPRKSSADSTSARPSQIPTPVNNNTKKRDSKTDSAESSGTQSPKRHSGSYLVTSV, from the exons GGTTCAACTACACGAATGGACCATGAAACAGCCAGTGTTTTGAGTTCTAGTAGCACACACTCTGCACCTCGGAGACTGACAAGTCATCTGGGAACCAAG GTGGAAATGGTGTATTCATTGTTGTCAATGCTTGGTACTCATGATAAGGATGATATGTCGCGAACTTTGCTAGCTATGTCTAGCTCCCAAGACAGCTGTATATCCATGCGACAGTCTGGATGTCTTCCTCTACTCATCCAGCTTTTACATGGCAATGACAAAGACTCTGTATTGTTGGGAAATTCCCGGGGCAGTAAAGAGGCTCGGGCCAGGGCCAGTGCAGCACTCCACAACATCATTCACTCACAGCCTGATGACAAGAGAGGCAGGCGTGAAATCCGAGTCCTTCATCTTTTGGAACAGATACGAGCTTACTGTGAAACCTGTTGGGAGTGGCAGGAAGCCCATGAACAAGGCATGGACCAGGACAAAAATCCAA tgccAGCTCCTGTTGAACATCAGATCTGTCCTGCTGTGTGTGTTCTAATGAAACTTTCATTTGATGAAGAACATAGACATGCAATGAATGAACTTG GGGGACTACAGGCCATTGCAGAGTTATTGCAAGTGGACTGTGAAATGTATGGGCTTACTAATGACCACTACAGTATTACATTAAGACGATATGCTGGAATGGCTTTGACAAACTTGACTTTCGGAGATGTAGCCAACAAG GCTACGCTATGCTCTATGAAAGGCTGCATGAGAGCACTTGTGGCCCAACTAAAATCTGAAAGTGAAGACTTACAGCAG GTTATTGCAAGTGTTTTGAGGAATTTGTCTTGGCGAGCAGATGTAAATAGTAAAAAGACATTGCGGGAAGTTGGAAGTGTGAAAGCATTGATGGAATGTGCTTTGGAAGTTAAAAAG GAATCAACCCTCAAAAGTGTATTGAGTGCCTTATGGAATTTGTCAGCACACTGCACTGAGAATAAAGCTGACATATGTGCTGTAGATGGTGCCCTTGCATTTTTGGTTGGCACTCTCACTTACCGGAGCCAGACAAATACTTTagccattattgaaagtggaggTGGGATATTACGGAATGTGTCCAGCTTGATAGCTACAAATGAGGACCACAG gCAAATCCTAAGAGAGAACAACTGCCTACAAACCTTATTACAACACTTGAAATCTCACAGTTTGACAATAGTCAGTAATGCATGCGGAACTTTGTGGAATCTCTCAGCAAGAAATCCTAAAGACCAGGAAGCATTATGGGACATGGGGGCAGTCAGCATGCTCAAGAACCTTATTCATTCAAAGCACAAAATGATTGCTATGGGAAGTGCTGCAGCTTTGAGGAATCTCATGGCAAATAGACCTGCAAAGTATAAGGATGCCAATATTATGTCACCTGGTTCAAGTTTGCCATCTCTTCatgttagaaaacaaaaagccctAGAAGCAGAATTAGATGCTCAGCATTTATCAGAAACTTTTGACAATATTGACAATTTAAGTCCCAAGGCATCTCATCGTAGTAAACAGAGGCACAAACAAAATCTCTATGGCGACTATGTTTTTGACACCAATCGACATGATGATAATAGGTCAGACAATTTTAATACTGGAAACATGACTGTCCTTTCACCATATTTGAATACTACAGTATTACCCAGCTCCTCTTCATCAAGGGGAAGTTTAGATAGTTCTCGTTCTGAAAAAGATAGAAGTTTGGAGAGGGAACGAGGAATTGGCTTAGGCAACTACCATCCAACAACAGAAAATCCAGGAACCTCCGCAAAACGAGGTTTGCAGATCTCCACCACTGCAGCACAGATTGCCAAAGTCATGGAAGAAGTATCAGCCATTCATACCTCCCAGGAAGACAGAAGCTCTGGGTCTACCACTGAGTTACATTGTGTGACAGAGGAGAGGAATGCACTAAGAAGAAGCTCTGCTGCCCACACACATTCAAACACTTATAATTTCACTAAGCCAGAAAATTCAAATAGGACATGTTCTATGCCTTATGCCAAACTGGAATATAAGAGATCTTCAAATGATAGTTTAAATAGTGTCAGTAGTAGTGATGGTTATGGTAAAAGAGGTCAAATGAAACCTTCAATTGAATCCTATTCTGAAGATGATGAAAGTAAGTTTTGCAGTTATGGTCAATATCCAGCTGACCTAGCCCATAAAATACATAGTGCAAATCATATGGATGATAATGATGGAGAACTAGATACACCAATAAACTATAGTCTTAAATATTCAGATGAGCAGTTGAACTCTGGAAGGCAAAGTCCTTCACAGAATGAAAGATGGGCAAGACCCAAACACATAatagaagatgaaataaaacaaagtgagCAAAGACAATCAAGGAGTCAAAGCACAACTTACCCTGTATATACTGAGAGCACTGATGATAAACACCTCAAGTTCCAGCCACATTTTGGACAGCAGGAATGTGTTTCCCCATATAGGTCAAGGGGAGCCAGTGGTTCAGAAACAAATCGAGTGGGTTCTAATCATGGGATTAATCAAAATGTAAGCCAGTCTATGTGTCAGGAAGATGACTATGAAGATGATAAGCCAACCAATTATAGTGAACGTTACTCTGAGGAAGAGCAACATGAAGAAGAAGAGAGACCAACAAATTATAGcataaaatataatgaagaaaaacatcaTGTGGATCAGCCTATTGATTATAGTTTGAAATATGCCACAGACATTTCTGCCTCACAGAAACAGTCATTTTCATTCTCAAAGAGTTCATCTGGACAAAGCACTAAAACTGAACATATCTCTTCAGGCAGTGAGAATACATCCACACCTTCATCTAATTCCAAGAGGCAGAATCAGCTGCATCCAAGTTCAGCCCAAAGTAGAAGTGGTCAGACTCAAAAAGCTACCTCTTGCAAAGTTTCCTCTATCAACCAAGAAACCATACAGACTTACTGTGTTGAAGATACCCCAATATGTTTTTCAAGGTGTAGTTCATTATCATCTTTGTCATCAGCGGAAGATGAAATAGGATGTGATCAGACAACACAGGAAGCAGATTCTGCTAATACTGTGCAGatagcagaaataaaagaaaacagtggaACCAGGTCAACTGAAGATCCTGTGAGTGAGGTTCCAGCAGTGTCACAGCACATTAGAACCAAATCCAGCAGACTCCAGGCTTCTGGTTTATCTTCAGAATCAACCAGGCAAAAAGCTGTTGAATTTTCTTCAGGGGCCAAATCGCCCTCCAAAAGTGGTGCTCAGACACCCAAAAGCCCACCAGAGCACTATGTTCAGGAGACTCCACTCATGTTTAGCAGATGTACTTCTGTCAGTTCACTTGACAGTTTTGAGAGTCGTTCGATTGCCAGCTCTGTTCAGAGTGAACCATGCAGTGGCATGGTCAGTGGCATTATAAGCCCCAGTGACCTCCCAGATAGCCCTGGACAAACCATGCCACCAAGCAGAAGTAAaacccctccacctcctcctcaaACAGTTCAAACCAAGCGAGAGGTACCTAAAAATAAAGTACCTCCTGCCGAAAAGCGAGAGAGCGGCCCTAAGCAAGCTGCTGTAAACGCTGCGGTTCAGAGGGTCCAGGTTCTTCCAGATGCTGATACTTTATTACATTTTGCCACAGAAAGTACTCCAGATGGATTTTCTTGTTCATCTAGCCTGAGTGCTCTGAGCCTTGATGAGCCATTTATACAAAAAGATGTGGAATTAAGAATAATGCCTCCAGTTCAGGAAAATGACAATGGGAATGAAACAGAATCAGAACCACCTGAGGAATCAAATGAAAACcaggaaaaagagacagaaaaacctATTGATTCCGAGAAAGATCTATTAGATGATTCAGATGATGATGATATTGAAATACTAGAAGAATGTATTATTTCTGCCATGCCAACAAAGTCATCACATAAAGCCAAAAAACCAGCCCAGACTGCTTCAAAATTACCTCCCCCTGTGGCAAGGAAACCAAGTCAACTTCCTGTGTACAAACTTCTACCATCACAAAACAGGATACAGTCACAAAAGCATGTTAGTTTTACACCAGGAGATGATATGCCACGAGTGTATTGTGTAGAAGGGACACCTATAAACTTTTCCACAGCTACATCTCTAAGTGACCTAACAATAGAGTCTCCTCCAAATGAGTTAGCTGCTGGAGAAGCTATTAGAGCAGGGGCACAGTCAGGTGAGTTTGAAAAACGAGATACCATTCCTACAGAAGGCAGAAGTACAGATGAGGCTCAAAGAGGAAAAACCTCATCTATAACTGTACCTGAATTGGATGACAATAAAACAGAGGAAGGTGATATTCTTGCAGAATGCATTAATTCTGCTATGCCCAAAGGAAAAAGTCACAAGCCTTTCCGTGTGAAAAAGATAATGGACCAAGTCCAGCAAGCATCTGTGTCTTCACCTGGAACTAACAAAAATCAATTAGatggtaagaaaaagaaacctacTTCACCAGTAAAACCTATACCACAAAATACTGAATATAGGGCACATGTAAGAAAAAATGCAGACTCAAAAAATACTTTAAGTGCTGAAAGAGCTTTCTCAGACAACAAAGATTCAAAGAAGCAGAACTTGAAAAATAATCCCAAGGACTTCAATAATAAGCTACCAAATAATGAAGATAGAGTCAGAGGAAGTTTTACTTTTGATTCACCTCATCATTACACACCCATTGAAGGAACTCCTTACTGTTTTTCACGAAATGATTCTTTGAGTTCTCTAgattttgatgatgatgatgttgaccTTTCCAGGGAAAAGGCTGAattaagaaaagggaaagaaaataaggacTCAGAAGCTAAAGTTACCAGTCACACAGAACTATCCTCCTCAAATCAACAATCGGTTAATAAGACACAAGCTGTTACAAAACATCCAATAAATCGAGGTCAATCTAAACCTGTACTGCAGAAACAATCCACTTTTCCTCAGTCATCCAAAGACATACCAGACAGAGGAGCAGCAACTGatgaaaaattacagaattttgcTATTGAAAATACTCCAGTTTGCTTCTCTCGTAATTCGTCTCTGAGTTCTCTCAGTGACATTGACcaagaaaacaataataacaaagaaaatgaacCTATCAAAGAGACCGAGCCCCCTGACTCACAGGGAGAACCAAATAAACCTCAGGCATCCGGTTATGCTCCTAAATCTTTTCATGTTGAAGACACCCCCGTTTGTTTCTCAAGAAACAGTTCTCTCAGTTCTCTTAGTATTGACTCTGAAGATGACCTGTTGCAGGAATGTATAAGTTCTGcaatgccaaaaaagaaaaagccttcaAGACTCAAGGGTGATCATGAAAAACATAGTCCCAGAAATATGGGTGGCATATTAGCTGAAGATTTGACACTTGATTTGAAAGATATACAGAGACCAGATTCAGAACATGGTTTATCCCCTGATTCAGAAAATTTTGATTGGAAAGCTATCCAGGAAGGTGCAAATTCCATAGTGAGTAGCTTACAtcaagctgctgctgctgcatgtTTATCTAGACAAGCTTCATCTGATTCAGATTCCATCCTTTCACTGAAATCAGGCATCTCTCTGGGATCACCATTTCATCTTACACCTGATCAAGAGGAAAAACCCTTTACAAGTAATAAAGGCCCACGAATTCTAAAACCTGGGGAGAAAAGTACATTGGAAACTAAAAAGATAGAATGTGAAAATAAAGgaatcaaaggaggaaaaaaagtttataaaagttTGATTACTGGAAAAGTACGATCTAATTCAGAAGTTTCAAGCCAAATGAAGCAGCCCCTTCAAACAAACATGCCTTCAATCTCTCGAGGTAGGACAATGATTCATATTCCAGGAGTTCGAAATAGCTCCTCAAGTACAAGTCCTGTTTCTAAAAAAGGTCCACCCCTTAAGACTCCAGCCTCCAAAAGCCCTAGTGAAGGTCAGACAGCCACCACTTCTCCCAGGGGAGCCAAGCCATCAGTGAAATCAGAATTGAGTCCTGTTGCCAGGCAGGCATCCCAAATAGGTGGGTCAAATAAAGGGTCTTCTAGATCAGGATCCAGAGACTCCACTCCTTCAAGACCTGCCCAGCAGCCATTAAGTAGACCTATGCAGTCTCCAGGACGAAACTCAATTTCCCCTGGTAGAAACGGAATAAGTCCTCCTAACAAATTATCTCAACTGCCAAGGACGTCATCCCCTAGTACTGCTTCAACTAAGTCCTCAGGTTCTGGGAAAATGTCATATACATCTCCAGGCAGACAGATGAGCCAACAGAACCTTACCAAACAAACAAGTTTATCCAAGAATGGCAGTAGTATCCCAAGAAGTGAGTCTGCCTCCAAAGGACTAAATCAGATGAATAATAGCAATGGAGCCAATAAAAAGGTAGAACTTTCTAGAATGTCTTCAACTAAATCAAGTGGAAGTGAATCTGATAGATCAGAGAGACCTGTATTAGTACGCCAGTCAACTTTCATCAAAGAAGCTCCAAGCCCAACCTTAAGGAGAAAATTGGAGGAATCTGCTTCATTTgaatctctgtctccatcttctAGACCAGATTCTCCCACTAGGTCCCAGGCACAAACTCCAGTTTTAAGTCCTTCCCTTCCTGATATGCCTTTATCCACACATTCATCTGTTCAGGCTGGTGGATGGCGAAAACTTCCGCCTAATCTCAGCCCCACGGTAGAGTATAATGATGGAAGACCAGCAAAGCGTCATGATATAGCCCGCTCCCATTCTGAAAGTCCTTCCAGACTTCCAATCAATAGGGCAGGAACCTGGAAACGTGAACACAGCAAACACTCATCATCCCTTCCTCGAGTAAGCACTTGGAGAAGAACTGGAAGTTCCTCTTCAATTCTTTCTGCCTCCTCAGAATCcagtgaaaaagcaaaaagtgaagATGAAAAACATGTGAACTCTATTTCAGGAACCAAACAAAGTAAAGAAAACCAAGTATCCACAAAAGGAacgtggagaaaaataaaagaaagtgaaatttctCCCACAAATAGTACTTCTCAGACCACTTCCTCAGGTGCTACAAATGGTGCTGAATCAAAGACTCTAATTTATCAAATGGCACCTGCTGTTTCTAAAACAGAGGATGTTTGGGTTAGAATTGAGGACTGTCCCATTAACAACCCTAGATCTGGAAGGTCTCCCACAGGTAATACTCCCCCAGTGATTGACAGTgtttcagaaaaaggaaatccAAATGTTAAAGATTCAAAAGATAAtcagggaaaacaaaatgtggGTAATGGCGCTGCTTCCGTGCGCACCACAGGTTTGGAAAATCGTCTGAACTCCTTTATTCAGGTGGATGCCCCAGACCAAAAAGGAACTGAGACAAAACCAGGACAAAGTAATCCAGTCCCTGCATCAGAGACCAGTGAAAGTTCCATAGCAGAGCGCACCCCATTCAGTTCTAGCAGCTCAAGCAAACACAGTTCACCTAGTGGGACTGTTGCTGCCAGAGTGACTCCATTTAATTACAACCCAAGCCCTAGGAAAAGCAGCGCAGATAGCACTTCAGCCCGGCCATCTCAGATCCCAACACCAGTGAATAACAACACAAAGAAACGAGACTCAAAAACTGACAGCGCAGAATCCAGTGGAACTCAAAGTCCTAAGCGCCATTCTGGGTCTTACCTTGTGACATCTGTTTGA